From one Saccharomyces cerevisiae S288C chromosome XVI, complete sequence genomic stretch:
- the MRX4 gene encoding Mrx4p (Protein that associates with mitochondrial ribosome; green fluorescent protein (GFP)-fusion protein localizes to the mitochondrion; expression may be cell cycle-regulated) — MTVLYTSASLKKMKCLAFNMGMNCVRTVSHARSGGAKFGGRNVFNIFDSKTPDSVRIKAFKNTIYQSAMGKGKTKFSAMEINLITSLVRGYKGEGKKNAINPLQTNVQILNKLLLTHRLTDKDILEGMNLAAGPVNVAIPRDITPQEEKKKVELRNRKAENMDLHPSRKMHIKELLHSLNLDMCNDEEVYQKISLYLQKNEESRTSVGASQQNHVDIDINSLKRYLQNIEKKARQKSAIDKQKKNQARIYQWNTQSFSEIVPLSAGNILFKREPNRLWKRLQNGISVFLGSNGGGKKSKTTKKVLQGNNILLHSLENNKDMTLSNNFDHSVFNINFTDLFGVINASGSPPDRVLNEINEIELKGWKCVGNLYDNNKIVVFQSSNPLLEDTKIPQKSFTNSKRFLISLSALLASFFAYYRYRLSQRQESKK, encoded by the coding sequence ATGACAGTTTTATACACATCTGCAtcgctgaaaaaaatgaagtgCTTGGCATTCAACATGGGCATGAATTGCGTACGAACAGTATCTCATGCAAGAAGTGGAGGTGCAAAATTTGGAGGACGGAATGTATTTAATATATTTGACTCAAAAACTCCTGATTCAGTGCGTATAAAGGCCTTCAAAAACACAATATACCAGTCTGCCATGGGCAAAGGTAAGACCAAGTTTTCTGCAATGGAAATTAATCTCATAACAAGTCTAGTGCGCGGATATAAAGGAGAAGGTAAGAAGAACGCGATAAATCCTCTCCAAACTAACGTGCAAATTCTTAACAAATTATTACTAACACATCGATTAACAGACAAAGACATATTAGAAGGAATGAACCTGGCAGCCGGTCCTGTCAATGTTGCTATTCCTCGAGACATAACACCGcaggaagaaaagaagaaagttgAACTAAGAAATCGAAAAGCAGAGAATATGGATCTTCACCCGAGCAGGAAGATGCATATTAAGGAACTTCTACACTCTTTGAACTTAGATATGTGTAATGATGAGGAGGTTTATCAGAAAATATCACTTTACTTACAGAAAAATGAGGAAAGCAGGACTTCAGTGGGTGCCTCGCAACAAAACCACGTAGATATCGATATAAACTCCCTAAAACGCTATCtacaaaatattgaaaagaaggcACGTCAAAAAAGTGCCATCgataaacaaaaaaagaatcaagCTCGTATATATCAATGGAATACTCAATCCTTCTCCGAAATAGTACCCTTATCAGCTGGAAATATCTTATTCAAAAGGGAACCCAATCGCTTATGGAAACGTTTACAAAATGGAATAAGTGTATTTTTAGGTTCAAACGGAGGAGGAAAAAAGAGTAAAACTACTAAAAAAGTACTTCAAGGGAATAACATATTGTTACACTCATTAGAAAACAATAAGGATATGACCCTGTCAAACAACTTTGATCACAGTGTCTTTAACATCAATTTTACGGACTTATTTGGCGTTATTAATGCATCTGGGTCCCCACCAGATAGAGTTTTGAACGAAATTAATGAGATCGAATTAAAAGGTTGGAAATGTGTGGGGAACTTATacgataataataaaattgtagtttttcaaagtagCAATCCACTCTTAGAGGATACGAAGATTCCTCAAAAGTCTTTCACTAATTCAAAGAGATTCCTTATTTCACTCTCAGCATTGCTGGCCTCCTTTTTTGCATATTATAGATACCGTCTATCTCAACGTCaagaatcaaagaaatga
- the OYE3 gene encoding NADPH dehydrogenase (Conserved NADPH oxidoreductase containing flavin mononucleotide (FMN); homologous to Oye2p with different ligand binding and catalytic properties; has potential roles in oxidative stress response and programmed cell death), whose protein sequence is MPFVKGFEPISLRDTNLFEPIKIGNTQLAHRAVMPPLTRMRATHPGNIPNKEWAAVYYGQRAQRPGTMIITEGTFISPQAGGYDNAPGIWSDEQVAEWKNIFLAIHDCQSFAWVQLWSLGWASFPDVLARDGLRYDCASDRVYMNATLQEKAKDANNLEHSLTKDDIKQYIKDYIHAAKNSIAAGADGVEIHSANGYLLNQFLDPHSNKRTDEYGGTIENRARFTLEVVDALIETIGPERVGLRLSPYGTFNSMSGGAEPGIIAQYSYVLGELEKRAKAGKRLAFVHLVEPRVTDPSLVEGEGEYSEGTNDFAYSIWKGPIIRAGNYALHPEVVREQVKDPRTLIGYGRFFISNPDLVYRLEEGLPLNKYDRSTFYTMSAEGYTDYPTYEEAVDLGWNKN, encoded by the coding sequence ATGCCATTTGTAAAAGGTTTTGAGCCGATCTCCCTAAGAGACACAAACCTTTTTGAACCAATTAAGATTGGTAACACTCAGCTTGCACATCGTGCGGTTATGCCCCCATTGACCAGAATGAGGGCCACTCACCCCGGAAATATTCCAAATAAGGAGTGGGCTGCTGTGTATTATGGTCAGCGTGCTCAAAGACCTGGTACCATGATCATCACGGAAGGTACGTTTATTTCCCCTCAAGCCGGCGGCTATGACAACGCCCCTGGGATTTGGTCTGATGAGCAGGTCGCTGAGTGGAAGAATATCTTTTTAGCCATCCATGATTGTCAGTCGTTCGCGTGGGTACAACTTTGGTCTTTAGGCTGGGCATCCTTCCCAGACGTATTGGCAAGAGACGGGTTACGCTATGACTGTGCATCTGACAGAGTGTATATGAATGCTACGTTACAAGAAAAGGCCAAAGATGCGAATAATCTCGAACATAGTTTGACTAAAGACGACATTAAACAGTATATCAAGGATTACATCCATGCGGCTAAGAATTCTATCGCGGCTGGCGCCGATGGTGTAGAAATTCATAGCGCCAATGGGTACTTGTTGAATCAGTTCTTGGATCCACATTCTAATAAGAGGACCGACGAATACGGCGGAACGATCGAAAACAGGGCCCGCTTTACACTGGAGGTTGTCGATGCTCTTATCGAAACTATCGGTCCTGAACGGGTGGGTTTGAGGTTGTCGCCGTACGGCACTTTTAACAGTATGTCTGGGGGTGCTGAACCAGGTATTATCGCTCAATATTCGTATGTTTTGGGTGAATTAGAGAAGAGGGCAAAGGCTGGTAAGCGTTTGGCCTTTGTGCACCTCGTTGAACCACGTGTCACGGACCCATCGTTGGTGGAGGGCGAAGGAGAATATTCCGAGGGTACTAACGATTTTGCCTACTCTATATGGAAGGGTCCAATCATCAGAGCTGGTAATTACGCTCTTCATCCAGAAGTGGTTAGAGAACAAGTAAAGGATCCCAGAACCTTGATAGGCTATGGTAGATTCTTCATCTCTAACCCAGATTTAGTCTACCGTTTAGAAGAGGGCCTGCCATTGAACAAGTATGACAGAAGTACCTTCTACACCATGTCCGCGGAAGGTTATACCGACTACCCAACATATGAAGAGGCAGTAGATTTAGGTTGGAACAAGAACTGA
- the REV3 gene encoding DNA-directed DNA polymerase (Catalytic subunit of DNA polymerase zeta (pol zeta); involved in translesion synthesis during post-replication repair; required for mutagenesis induced by DNA damage; involved in double-strand break repair; may be involved in meiosis; forms a complex with Rev7p, Pol31p and Pol32p): MSRESNDTIQSDTVRSSSKSDYFRIQLNNQDYYMSKPTFLDPSHGESLPLNQFSQVPNIRVFGALPTGHQVLCHVHGILPYMFIKYDGQITDTSTLRHQRCAQVHKTLEVKIRASFKRKKDDKHDLAGDKLGNLNFVADVSVVKGIPFYGYHVGWNLFYKISLLNPSCLSRISELIRDGKIFGKKFEIYESHIPYLLQWTADFNLFGCSWINVDRCYFRSPVLNSILDIDKLTINDDLQLLLDRFCDFKCNVLSRRDFPRVGNGLIEIDILPQFIKNREKLQHRDIHHDFLEKLGDISDIPVKPYVSSARDMINELTMQREELSLKEYKEPPETKRHVSGHQWQSSGEFEAFYKKAQHKTSTFDGQIPNFENFIDKNQKFSAINTPYEALPQLWPRLPQIEINNNSMQDKKNDDQVNASFTEYEICGVDNENEGVKGSNIKSRSYSWLPESIASPKDSTILLDHQTKYHNTINFSMDCAMTQNMASKRKLRSSVSANKTSLLSRKRKKVMAAGLRYGKRAFVYGEPPFGYQDILNKLEDEGFPKIDYKDPFFSNPVDLENKPYAYAGKRFEISSTHVSTRIPVQFGGETVSVYNKPTFDMFSSWKYALKPPTYDAVQKWYNKVPSMGNKKTESQISMHTPHSKFLYKFASDVSGKQKRKKSSVHDSLTHLTLEIHANTRSDKIPDPAIDEVSMIIWCLEEETFPLDLDIAYEGIMIVHKASEDSTFPTKIQHCINEIPVMFYESEFEMFEALTDLVLLLDPDILSGFEIHNFSWGYIIERCQKIHQFDIVRELARVKCQIKTKLSDTWGYAHSSGIMITGRHMINIWRALRSDVNLTQYTIESAAFNILHKRLPHFSFESLTNMWNAKKSTTELKTVLNYWLSRAQINIQLLRKQDYIARNIEQARLIGIDFHSVYYRGSQFKVESFLIRICKSESFILLSPGKKDVRKQKALECVPLVMEPESAFYKSPLIVLDFQSLYPSIMIGYNYCYSTMIGRVREINLTENNLGVSKFSLPRNILALLKNDVTIAPNGVVYAKTSVRKSTLSKMLTDILDVRVMIKKTMNEIGDDNTTLKRLLNNKQLALKLLANVTYGYTSASFSGRMPCSDLADSIVQTGRETLEKAIDIIEKDETWNAKVVYGDTDSLFVYLPGKTAIEAFSIGHAMAERVTQNNPKPIFLKFEKVYHPSILISKKRYVGFSYESPSQTLPIFDAKGIETVRRDGIPAQQKIIEKCIRLLFQTKDLSKIKKYLQNEFFKIQIGKVSAQDFCFAKEVKLGAYKSEKTAPAGAVVVKRRINEDHRAEPQYKERIPYLVVKGKQGQLLRERCVSPEEFLEGENLELDSEYYINKILIPPLDRLFNLIGINVGNWAQEIVKSKRASTTTTKVENITRVGTSATCCNCGEELTKICSLQLCDDCLEKRSTTTLSFLIKKLKRQKEYQTLKTVCRTCSYRYTSDAGIENDHIASKCNSYDCPVFYSRVKAERYLRDNQSVQREEALISLNDW, from the coding sequence ATGTCGAGGGAGTCGAACGACACAATACAGAGCGATACGGTTAGATCATCCTCTAAATCAGACTATTTTAGAATCCAGCTAAATAATCAAGACTACTATATGTCAAAACCCACCTTTTTGGACCCATCGCACGGTGAAAGCCTGCCCTTAAACCAGTTTTCACAGGTCCCAAACATCAGGGTGTTTGGTGCTTTACCCACAGGGCATCAAGTATTGTGCCACGTCCATGGCATTCTACCTTACATGTTCATCAAGTATGATGGACAAATAACTGACACGAGTACATTGAGACACCAAAGATGTGCCCAAGTTCATAAAACGCTGGAAGTAAAAATTAGGGCATCCtttaaaaggaaaaaagatgataaaCACGATTTAGCCGGCGACAAACTTGGAAATCTCAATTTTGTCGCTGATGTCTCTGTTGTAAAGGGTATACCATTTTATGGTTACCACGTTGGCTGGAATCtgttttacaaaatttctttgcttAATCCTTCTTGTCTAAGTAGGATTTCGGAATTGATTAGAGATGGCAAGATTTTCGGAAAGAAATTCGAAATTTATGAATCACATATTCCTTACTTGCTACAATGGACCGCAGATTTTAACTTATTTGGATGTTCATGGATAAACGTGGATAGGTGTTATTTTCGCTCTCCTGTTTTAAATAGTATACTGGACATAGATAAGCTGACAATTAATGATGATCTTCAGTTGTTACTAGATCGATTTTGTGACTTCAAGTGTAACGTACTCAGTAGAAGGGATTTTCCACGGGTTGGAAATGGATTGATTGAGATAGATATACTACCGCAATTCATCAAAAATAGAGAAAAGTTACAGCATAGAGATATACATCACgactttttggaaaaactGGGAGATATTTCTGACATACCTGTCAAACCATATGTATCCTCTGCTAGGGACATGATAAATGAACTTACCATGCAACGAGAGGAGTTGTCCTTGAAGGAATATAAAGAACCACCAGAAACAAAGCGCCATGTGAGTGGTCATCAATGGCAATCTTCTGGAGAGTTCGAAGCGTTTTATAAGAAAGCACAACATAAAACAAGTACTTTTGATGGTCAAATACCAAATTTTGAGAACTTTATAGATAagaatcaaaaattctCAGCCATAAATACGCCCTATGAAGCATTACCGCAATTGTGGCCAAGGCTTCCACAGattgaaataaacaataaTAGTATGCAAGATAAAAAGAACGACGACCAAGTTAATGCATCGTTCACCGAATACGAGATATGTGGTGTTGATAATGAGAACGAAGGTGTAAAAGGAAGCAATATAAAGTCTCGGTCTTATTCATGGTTACCGGAAAGCATTGCGTCTCCGAAAGATTCTACTATACTATTAGATCATCAAACAAAATATCACAATAcgataaatttttcaatggatTGTGCTATGACGCAAAATATGGCAAGTAAACGAAAACTTAGATCATCTGTTTCTGCTAATAAAACATCGTTGCTGTCTcggaaaagaaagaaggtTATGGCTGCGGGATTACGCTATGGAAAAAGAGCCTTTGTTTATGGTGAGCCTCCTTTCGGTTATCAAGATATTCTGAATAAATTGGAAGACGAGGGATTCCCAAAAATAGACTATAAGGACCCTTTCTTTTCGAATCCAGTTGATCTAGAAAATAAACCTTACGCGTACGCAGGTAAGAGGTTTGAAATAAGCTCGACACATGTATCAACGAGAATACCCGTCCAATTTGGGGGAGAGACCGTATCAGTTTATAACAAGCCAACTTTCGACATGTTTTCCTCCTGGAAATATGCGTTAAAACCACCTACGTATGATGCTGTTCAAAAATGGTACAATAAAGTACCCTCGATgggaaacaaaaaaactgaGTCTCAGATAAGCATGCACACCCCTCATAGTAAGTTTTTATACAAATTTGCTAGTGACGTTTctggaaaacaaaaaagaaaaaaaagtagcGTTCACGATTCTCTTACTCATCTGACACTTGAGATTCATGCAAACACGAGAAGTGATAAAATTCCAGACCCTGCAATAGATGAAGTTTCCATGATTATATGGTGtcttgaagaagaaactttcCCTTTAGATTTGGATATCGCTTACGAAGGGATTATGATAGTCCACAAAGCTTCTGAGGATAGTACATTTCCTACTAAAATTCAACATTGTATTAACGAAATTCCCGTGATGTTCTATGAAAGTGAATTTGAAATGTTTGAGGCTCTAACTGATTTGGTATTACTTCTTGATCCTGATATTCTTTCCGGTTTCGAAATACATAATTTTTCGTGGGGTTATATAATTGAAAGGTGTCAAAAAATACATCAATTTGACATTGTCAGGGAACTTGCCAGAGTCAAATGCCAAATTAAGACGAAGTTGTCAGATACTTGGGGATATGCCCATTCCTCAGGAATTATGATTACCGGAAGACATATGATTAATATATGGAGAGCGTTGAGGTCCGACGTAAATTTAACGCAATATACTATTGAAAGTGCTGCGTTCAATATCCTCCATAAACGATTACCTCACTTTTCATTTGAGTCATTAACTAATATGTGGAACGCTAAAAAGAGCACAACCGAATTAAAGACTGTGTTAAATTATTGGTTATCAAGAGCTCAGATAAATATACAACTATTAAGAAAGCAGGATTACATTGCTCGAAATATCGAACAGGCAAGATTGATAGGAATAGATTTCCATTCTGTATATTACAGAGGATCACAATTTAAAGTTGAGTCTTTTTTAATCCGAATATGCAAGTCCGAAAGTTTTATCCTTCTTTCTCCAGGCAAAAAGGATGTTCGTAAGCAAAAAGCACTTGAATGTGTGCCTTTGGTTATGGAGCCAGAATCTGCTTTCTACAAAAGTCCTTTAATTGTGCTGGATTTCCAATCATTGTATCCATCCATTATGATTGGATACAACTATTGCTATTCGACTATGATAGGAAGAGTGCGAGAAATAAACTTAACGGAAAATAACCTTGGAGTATCTAAGTTTTCATTACCAAGAAACATTTTAgctttattaaaaaatgatgtaACTATCGCTCCAAATGGTGTTGTTTATGCCAAGACCTCTGTTAGAAAATCAACGTTATCCAAAATGTTAACAGATATCCTTGATGTCAGAGtgatgataaagaaaacaatgaaCGAAATAGGTGATGACAACACTACCCTAAAAAGGCTTTTGAATAACAAACAGTTAGCACTAAAATTATTGGCGAATGTCACCTACGGTTATACATCAGCTTCATTTTCTGGACGAATGCCATGCTCTGATTTAGCTGATAGCATTGTACAAACAGGCAGAGAAACATTGGAGAAAGCAATAGATATTATTGAGAAAGATGAAACTTGGAACGCCAAAGTTGTCTATGGAGACACAGATAGTTTATTTGTATATCTACCTGGAAAAACTGCTATTGAGGCTTTTTCTATAGGACATGCTATGGCAGAAAGAGTTACTCAAAACAATCCAAAACCAatctttttgaagtttgaaaaagtatACCATCCCTCCATATTAATTAGCAAAAAAAGGTACGTAGGATTTTCCTATGAAAGTCCTTCGCAGACCCTTCCTATTTTTGATGCTAAGGGTATTGAAACTGTTAGAAGGGATGGTATCCCAGCCCAGCAGAagattattgaaaaatgtaTTCGATTACTTTTTCAAACCAAAGACCtgtcaaaaataaaaaagtatcttcaaaatgaattttttaagaTTCAAATAGGAAAGGTATCTGCCCAagatttttgttttgcaaAAGAAGTTAAATTAGGAGCGTATAAAAGCGAAAAGACAGCCCCTGCAGGTGCCGTGGTtgtaaaaagaagaataaatgAAGACCATAGAGCAGAACCCCAATACAAGGAGCGTATACCTTACCTTGTTGTTAAAGGAAAGCAAGGACAACTGCTTCGGGAAAGATGCGTATCACCAGAAGAGTTCTTAGAAGGTGAGAATTTAGAGTTAGATTCGGAGtattatataaacaaaattcTGATACCTCCTCTTGATAGATTGTTCAATTTGATTGGTATAAATGTTGGCAACTGGGCTCAGGAAATAGTAAAATCCAAAAGGGCGAGCACAACTACTACAAAAGTGGAAAACATAACAAGAGTAGGAACTTCTGCAACATGTTGTAATTGTGGTGAAGAATTGACTAAAATATGTTCACTTCAGTTATGTGATGACTGTTTAGAGAAAAGAAGCACCACAACCTTATCATTTCtcataaagaaattaaagagACAAAAAGAATACCAAACACTAAAGACCGTGTGCAGGACGTGCAGTTATCGTTACACTTCCGATGCAGGCATCGAAAATGACCATATAGCTAGTAAATGCAATTCATATGACTGTCCAGTATTTTACTCTCGTGTCAAAGCAGAAAGATACTTGAGAGATAATCAATCTGTTCAAAGGGAAGAAGCATTAATATCTCTAAATGATTGGTAA
- the DAP1 gene encoding Dap1p (Heme-binding protein; involved in regulation of cytochrome P450 protein Erg11p; damage response protein, related to mammalian membrane progesterone receptors; mutations lead to defects in telomeres, mitochondria, and sterol synthesis), which yields MSFIKNLLFGGVKTSEDPTGLTGNGASNTNDSNKGSEPVVAGNFFPRTLSKFNGHDDEKIFIAIRGKVYDCTRGRQFYGPSGPYTNFAGHDASRGLALNSFDLDVIKDWDQPIDPLDDLTKEQIDALDEWQEHFENKYPCIGTLIPEPGVNV from the coding sequence ATGTCCTTCATTAAAAACTTGTTATTTGGAGGTGTTAAAACAAGTGAGGATCCAACCGGGCTCACAGGTAACGGGGCCTCAAACACAAACGATTCTAATAAAGGTAGTGAACCGGTAGTAGCGGGTAATTTCTTTCCTAGGACGCTTTCCAAATTTAACGGCCACGacgatgaaaaaatatttattgCTATTAGGGGCAAAGTATACGACTGCACAAGAGGGAGGCAGTTTTACGGTCCAAGCGGGCCATACACTAACTTTGCAGGCCATGATGCGTCGCGTGGTCTTGCATTGAACTCCTTCGATCTGGACGTTATTAAAGATTGGGATCAGCCTATCGATCCCTTAGATGATCTGACAAAAGAACAGATTGACGCACTGGATGAGTGGCAAGAGCATTTTGAGAATAAGTACCCATGCATTGGTACTCTGATTCCGGAGCCTGGCGTGAACGTATGA
- the MEX67 gene encoding Mex67p (Poly(A) RNA binding protein involved in nuclear mRNA export; component of the nuclear pore and nuclear RNA export factor; ubiquitin-associated (UBA) domain interacts with Mip6p; ortholog of human TAP) — protein MSGFHNVGNINMMAQQQMQQNRIKISVRNWQNATMNDLINFISRNARVAVYDAHVEGPLVIGYVNSKAEAESLMKWNGVRFAGSNLKFELLDNNGASAGTSDTISFLRGVLLKRYDPQTKLLNLGALHSDPELIQKGVFSSISTQSKMFPAMMKLASTEKSLIVESVNLADNQLKDISAISTLAQTFPNLKNLCLANNQIFRFRSLEVWKNKFKDLRELLMTNNPITTDKLYRTEMLRLFPKLVVLDNVIVRDEQKLQTVYSLPMKIQQFFFENDALGQSSTDFATNFLNLWDNNREQLLNLYSPQSQFSVSVDSTIPPSTVTDSDQTPAFGYYMSSSRNISKVSSEKSIQQRLSIGQESINSIFKTLPKTKHHLQEQPNEYSMETISYPQINGFVITLHGFFEETGKPELESNKKTGKNNYQKNRRYNHGYNSTSNNKLSKKSFDRTWVIVPMNNSVIIASDLLTVRAYSTGAWKTASIAIAQPPQQQASVLPQVASMNPNITTPPQPQPSVVPGGMSIPGAPQGAMVMAPTLQLPPDVQSRLNPVQLELLNKLHLETKLNAEYTFMLAEQSNWNYEVAIKGFQSSMNGIPREAFVQF, from the coding sequence atgagcGGATTTCACAATGTTGGAAATATCAATATGATGGCTCAACAGCAGATGCAACAAAATAGAATAAAGATTAGCGTGAGGAACTGGCAGAATGCAACCATGAACGATTTGATTAATTTTATAAGCCGCAACGCTCGAGTAGCTGTTTATGACGCTCATGTGGAAGGACCTTTAGTTATTGGATATGTCAACTCAAAGGCAGAAGCAGAATCGTTAATGAAATGGAACGGTGTCCGGTTTGCAGGCAGTAATTTAAAGTTCGAACTTTTAGATAACAATGGGGCCTCTGCGGGAACTTCAGACACCATTTCGTTCTTGAGGGGGGTGCTCCTTAAGAGGTATGACCCACAAACAAAATTACTAAATTTGGGCGCTTTACATTCAGATCCCGAGCTAATTCAAAAGGGCGTCTTTAGTTCCATCTCCACCCAGTCTAAGATGTTTCCAGCAATGATGAAACTGGCTTCTAcagaaaaaagtttgatAGTGGAAAGTGTCAATCTTGCTGACAACCAACTTAAGGACATCTCAGCAATTTCCACATTGGCTCAAACATTTCctaatttgaaaaacctCTGTCTGGCCAACAATCAGATTTTTAGATTTAGATCGCTAGAAGTTTGGaagaacaaattcaaagatcTAAGAGAGCTTTTGATGACAAATAACCCGATAACCACCGATAAGTTGTATCGCACTGAAATGTTAAGATTATTTCCGAAATTGGTTGTACTAGATAACGTGATTGTGAGAGACGAACAAAAATTGCAAACCGTTTACTCATTACCGATGAAGATtcaacagttttttttcgaaaacGATGCATTAGGGCAATCATCTACAGACTTTGCAACTAACTTTTTGAATCTATGGGATAATAATAGAGAACAACTGTTAAATTTGTATTCGCCCCAATCCCAGTTTTCTGTTTCCGTGGATTCTACTATTCCTCCATCTACGGTAACAGATTCGGACCAAACTCCAGCATTTGGTTATTACATGTCGTCCTCACGTAATATATCCAAAGTGTCCAGTGAAAAATCTATCCAGCAGAGATTGTCAATCGGGCAAGAGTCCATTAATAGTATATTCAAGACTTTGCCGAAAACAAAGCACCATTTACAAGAACAACCCAATGAATACTCAATGGAAACAATTAGTTATCCTCAAATAAATGGGTTCGTTATTACGTTGCAcggattttttgaagagaCTGGCAAGCCTGAACTGGAATCCAATAAAAAAACGGGGAAAAATAACTATCAAAAGAATAGAAGATACAATCATGGTTACAACTCCACATCAAATAATAAGTTATCCAAAAAATCCTTTGATAGAACCTGGGTAATTGTTCCAATGAATAATAGTGTCATAATCGCATCTGATCTGTTAACTGTAAGAGCGTATTCCACAGGCGCTTGGAAAACTGCATCTATTGCAATAGCACAGCCTCCACAGCAACAGGCCTCGGTCCTACCACAGGTCGCAAGCATGAACCCAAATATAACGACACCACCGCAGCCACAACCTTCAGTGGTACCAGGAGGGATGAGCATTCCCGGCGCACCCCAAGGAGCCATGGTCATGGCTCCCACTTTGCAACTACCTCCAGATGTCCAGTCGCGGCTAAATCCCGTACAACTCGAGCTGCTGAATAAACTACATTTGGAAACGAAATTGAATGCAGAATACACGTTTATGTTGGCCGAGCAAAGTAACTGGAACTATGAAGTTGCCATAAAGGGTTTTCAGAGTAGCATGAATGGCATCCCTAGAGAAGCATTTGTGCAGTTCTAA